The Vulpes lagopus strain Blue_001 chromosome 24, ASM1834538v1, whole genome shotgun sequence genome has a window encoding:
- the AMER3 gene encoding APC membrane recruitment protein 3, with protein MELKRGKTFIKSSLQISHEKPSDPAATALTMEDAGPRSVSPGGQQQPQSERAPQVSPSTQGYDRYPSKGAEPEPEVGAAAFCGATFKLVRKSKTHESVPGAGRASTATGQLVGSTSFPGPSSSQRMIDYRHFVPQMPFVPAVAKSIPRKRISLKRPKKCFRNLFHIRRNKTENLASLVTKGESLSSSRGPSENGGQPGKAFFPLGEGLGPDSLCQDLSDSELLLPDSSFDLCRALCEDVASLKSFDSLTGCGEIFADESSVPSLELNEGLESPAQVSQALENKVLRGPFQGSVEQLASPAQNEMSDFAKFWDSVNHSVRQQHHALLGPWLGTDTDRPRLDAAGLAELPLCPCRDPYSGSKASSIDTGTPKSEQPESVSTSDEGYYDSFSPGLEEDKKEALSPGTRSAVFPRDSYSGDALYELFYDPSEGPVGPSLDDDLCVSESLSGPALGAPLSMCSFHVGAEENLAPAPGPDVLSQGFLQSSWKGKECLLKLCDTELAITMGIINWLRRGPELRNPPASAPGETATSPRGQAEKLGAGSEKKDSDPGKQESRGVGASDANRTTVGLAPSRRELWAHSGTKGPLARESKGLAGPKQGTSSLSRDPSLECVQVSGEGGTQGCHESLFSVGSAASAATDTNRKNKLPNPWPGFQESRPPGNLECFQGPWRSGPGGSTFNVEPSLTGCVAQVAALQIHSDCQSPTTQPPRQDTSSGLCRQPQARSPEILQQKQPNSFPNMSVVCGLPSLASPLHSPQDQRCLGHILDLSRLRVEPTRMDTQAHRASTEDQPPQLSSRAVNQVAHRNQLGS; from the coding sequence ATGGAACTGAAGAGAGGAAAGACCTTCATTAAATCCAGCCTGCAGATTTCCCACGAGAAACCCTCAGACCCAGCAGCTACTGCTCTGACCATGGAGGATGCAGGTCCCCGGTCAGTCTCACCAGGAGGGCAACAGCAGCCCCAGAGTGAGAGGGCCCCACAGGTTAGTCCCAGCACCCAAGGGTATGACAGATACCCCAGTAAGGGAGCAGAGCCAGAACCTGAGGTGGGGGCTGCAGCCTTCTGTGGGGCCACCTTCAAACTGGTGCGAAAGAGTAAGACTCATGAGAGTGTGCCTGGGGCTGGCAGGGCGAGCACGGCCACAGGGCAGCTGGTGGGCAGCACAAGCTTCCCAGGGCCCTCCAGCAGCCAACGCATGATTGATTACCGCCACTTTGTGCCCCAGATGCCCTTTGTGCCAGCCGTGGCCAAGAGCATCCCAAGGAAGAGGATCTCCCTGAAACGACCTAAGAAGTGCTTTCGGAACCTATTCCACATTCGCAGAAACAAGACTGAGAACTTGGCCTCACTGGTGACCAAGGGGGAGAGCCTGTCCTCCTCTAGGGGCCCATCAGAGAATGGGGGGCAGCCAGGCAAAGCCTTCTTCCCCTTAGGTGAGGGGCTGGGGCCAGACAGCCTGTGTCAGGACCTATCTGACAGTGAGCTCCTCCTGCCTGATTCTTCCTTTGACCTCTGCAGGGCCCTTTGTGAGGATGTGGCCTCTCTCAAGAGCTTTGACTCTCTCACAGGCTGTGGGGAGATCTTTGCAGATGAAAGCTCAGTACCATCCCTGGAGCTGAATGAGGGCCTGGAGAGCCCAGCCCAAGTATCACAGGCCCTTGAAAACAAGGTTCTGAGGGGTCCCTTCCAGGGCAGCGTGGAACAGCTGGCATCACCTGCCCAAAATGAGATGTCTGACTTTGCCAAGTTCTGGGACAGTGTGAATCACTCTGTGAGGCAGCAGCACCATGCCCTACTGGGCCCATGGCTGGGGACAGACACAGATCGGCCCAGGCTAGATGCTGCTGGGCTTGCTGAGCTCCCCCTGTGTCCCTGCAGAGACCCCTACAGTGGTTCGAAAGCCAGCTCCATAGACACAGGCACCCCTAAGAGTGAACAGCCGGAATCTGTGTCCACAAGTGATGAGGGCTACTATGACTCCTTCTCACCTGGCCTTGAGGAAGACAAGAAGGAGGCTTTGAGCCCAGGCACACGTTCAGCTGTCTTCCCCCGGGACAGCTACAGCGGAGACGCCCTCTATGAACTCTTCTATGACCCCAGTGAGGGTCCTGTTGGCCCAAGCCTGGATGATGACCTATGTGTGTCTGAGAGTCTGTCAGGGCCAGCACTAGGAGCACCACTGTCCATGTGCAGCTTCCatgtgggggcagaggagaaCTTGGCCCCAGCACCAGGCCCAGACGTACTCAGCCAGGGCTTTTTGCAAAGTTCCTGGAAGGGCAAGGAGTGTCTGCTAAAGCTCTGTGACACTGAGCTTGCCATCACCATGGGCATTATCAACTGGCTTCGCCGTGGCCCTGAGCTCCGTAACCCACCTGCCTCAGCCCCTGGGGAAACTGCAACCTCACCCagggggcaggcagagaagcTAGGAGCTGGCTCTGAGAAAAAGGACTCAGATCCAGGGAAGCAGGAGAGCAGGGGGGTTGGGGCTTCAGATGCAAATAGAACCACTGTGGGTTTAGCACCCAGCAGGCGGGAGCTGTGGGCACATTCGGGTACCAAGGGCCCACTTGCTAGAGAGAGCAAGGGCCTAGCAGGACCCAAACAAGGAACCAGCAGTCTGTCCAGGGACCCATCTCTGGAATGTGTACAGGtctctggggaaggagggacaCAAGGCTGCCATGAAAGCCTGTTCTCTGTGGGATCTGCAGCCTCTGCAGCAACAGACACTAACCGCAAAAACAAGCTCCCAAACCCTTGGCCTGGCTTCCAGGAGTCCAGGCCACCTGGGAATCTGGAGTGTTTCCAAGGTCCTTGGAGGTCAGGTCCTGGAGGAAGCACCTTTAATGTAGAGCCTTCCCTGACAGGCTGTGTGGCCCAGGTTGCAGCCCTGCAGATCCACTCAGACTGCCAGTCCCCTACTACACAGCCCCCAAGGCAGGACACAAGCAGTGGGCTCTGTAGGCAGCCTCAGGCCAGGAGCCCTGAAATTCTCCAGCAGAAACAACCTAACAGCTTCCCTAACATGTCAGTTGTGTGTGGCCTGCCTTCCCTGGCTAGTCCACTCCATAGCCCACAGGACCAGAGGTGCCTAGGCCACATCCTAGACCTTAGCCGGCTCAGGGTTGAGCCCACAAGGATGGATACCCAGGCTCATCGTGCCTCTACGGAGGATCAGCCCCCGCAGCTCAGTTCAAGGGCTGTGAATCAGGTGGCACATAGGAATCAGCTGGGCTCATAG